Sequence from the Amaranthus tricolor cultivar Red isolate AtriRed21 chromosome 1, ASM2621246v1, whole genome shotgun sequence genome:
ttaatgaaattatgttcaagattatattaagtatgtgtatgctaaaagtatttttagtatgttaatttaataatctttgaacaagtttaggaagttgagtgcaaaattatattctagtgatattaagcatgatttatgttataaaccagtgctagtatatttatgagttatgtgttacattagaaatgttattatatttaagaatttattttatgttagaattttgtattaatatgtttatgttagccttcaaactagtttataaggtagtaagttattttatgaacgtattttactacgtatgattatattaagaatattgtttttatactttattctgagatttaagtttatccttaaagttatagtaaatttctaagttattgtgtaaagtttttatttttttagtggttatgttaattatttaaatcttgaatttggtataataaattaaatgaagttgttttgtTAGTGAAAAAGGCCACAAAATACTCATAGGTCATtcgaccattatcatattaaaaagaaaaagagtttgatttgtttatttattttttatattattacaagctattttgtgataatattaaaataaaatcttaaaagttatttttttgagaaagctttataagttattaaatgttgaagtgattttcttgaatatatgagatttcataattaaaaaaaaaaaattaacttttgtgacatttagttactatttagtacaaaataatattttatttgctaactagttgtcaaaaatttatataaaaagatgtaaaagtatttttagtaaacttgttcttaaactatgggtgaaatattgatttttgtgaaattataagttttatttgttttataactagaatgttaatttttgcgaatctaataagtttacttgtttttccaaacttgaaataattttttttggtaaatttgttgaagtttgaaaacttatccaaaggttgcagtttaacttgaattttaattagaatgtttgattttgtgaggagaataaagttttatttattttattcaagagaaatagattttagtagctacttttGGATaatactaatttggagactattaataaaatattaagttattaatgtgaatttagtgacctattaaaataaagttataaataaaattttaatgtgtaaaaattaagtaatgaacatataaagacgtaaagggaaattaaacgttatgattaagaattatattaaataaataaagttaccacttaggttggtcaaattcaaattcaaagtcaacttggagtaataaaaatgtgatgtacttgtgtgaaatgtattgattgaatgaccctgatagtaaggtaatgtcgaaccatggaccggcatgtaaaattcCGGCGTCCGtattggccggcacgtaaaatgcggtgtaagacagggggttcgctacctatcctgtagagctcgagcataaatattgtattggaggggtgacgactcccaccacagttagggctTAGGACTACGGTTCTCACCAAACcaaacccttacatatatcaggagtcatattgatgtgcttgttgctcagtgataaacttgattagtgttgatgctatgatgcatggtacggttatgagtattaaccaaatgaacataCTCAattgttaagattaccgaattgtataagtggcagtaacgtacttctgtcaggatcgagaatggtatcttaataaCTTAAAAGAATGTAACTGAAAAAGAacatggtaaaagtatacggtggtgtcaattaagtatatgttcgtacttaaattattattttgtaaatgtagcgtataatttcagtattttgagctggataggaagttatgctcggcgttaagcgctgagcgattcaatcggctgtcatccgtatcatggatggcagcattttgcaggatttagttcaagttccgatccaggccgcagcaattactatttatcgagaacttagctgctttttgtatctttattgatgacttgatgatgaatgttttttttcttattgagcaaacaatatttcttatcagaggtaataatattttacttttgttttaaacagttttagttttatgatttaaagtttttagcaatttggcattttgagacttccgcaacatttttttgtattaaacattattattaagtgttaattatgtatcgagattgtcgCTCTTGTTACAGTCGCACTGTCCTCTtaggcaaatacacctcgacgatatcaaaacaagtgatacccccgataTAGGCGGTGCGTGGATGCTCATTTAACAAAGCCATGGGAGAAGTGATGTATGGAGTCCATTGCACCTGCATACAAGagaaattagcataaacaaaataatctaaaataaaaataacatgtaTAACAatgtgtgatgtgatgtacaatatCTGAGTTTCCGTCAGGGAGTCCAATATACTCCTACAGTCTATCAGGCTGCTGAGCTCATGACCTGGCTTGGACGTGGACCACATCTCTACCCTAGTATGAGCTTCCACTCACCTGTATACCAACGTTGATGCAACCACTGGTGAATATCCCATTCCGTTGTAGCTCCGACATGGGCTCCCCAAACAGACCAACAAGTGTGAACCTTTAATACCAATGCctaatatgcgttgcacgtcgtgcaacataatcgtcatctccctagagggcatgtggaaggtgttcgtatccggctgccacctctccacgaaggccGATACCAAAGCACTGTCAATGTGTTGGTGCATAATGTATGGAAGCCGGCTGAGGGGAGTGGCAGGTAAAACATCGTAAAGCGCATCAGACAAATCCCGTAGTCCGAAGATCGCCTCCAGGGGCTTCTTTCTACTATGGCACTCCAAAATCTGAGGCGTACGCTCAGAGccctcaaaaataactttagctatgtgccccccATAGCTGGGTATCAAGCGCGTATCAGTGAGGCCCCCGGTCTGGGGCTATGTGATCAACTAGTCCGTTCCAGCGGACTATGAGCGCCTGCTCCTCTGTGGCGACGCATTGTCAATGTGGCTATCTGCAGCTTCAAATGCGCCTACAGAATTAGGGCCTGCACGTGTAATTTTATCGGCATGTCCGCGGACAATAGTCCAATCCACTAGGCGACCAATAGAGCCTTggtacttattattattattattatcatcatcatcatcatcatcatcactggAGCCCCCctaactactctggaggctagcctggtcatcaaatcGAGTGCACACTTGGTGCAGCGTATTCGACTGTTgagcctcactgtgtctggtaGCCTCTTCCTGTCTAACcatcctagcagaacccgtaacccccttctcatgagggtcccctctgagtaaggtaggccaaAAACTATTCCCCCTCAACAAGTgtttaaaaaaccctttccttttccttgattaccaaccatttactacaattatgataatttaattaactataataataaattaaaataatcacGTTAAATTAACTACATGAtcaaaaagataataattaattaacatattaatttCCGAATGACAATcgattaatttaattaacatttaaaaataaattataataaacatttcaaaaacaaaaactatTACATTAAAGTGCAAGTTGGTACTGGAAGCATCTTTGTAGGATTGAAGATACTTTTAGAGGGAGGTATGACCAGAATCAATGGAGATTTGATAAGAAAGTGTATAACGCTGCCTCAGGGTATGAGTGGATTAGGGGTCATCAACCTACTGTTGATTGGTGCTCATGGGTGTGGAATAGGCTTAACATCCCTAAAACGAGTTTCATTACTTGGGTTGCTATGTGGAAGAGACTCTCCACTAAAGATAGACTTAAGCGGTTTGGCGTGAGTAGTGAAGATTGTTGCCCTCTCTGTGAGAAGGAACCGGAAACTATTGCTCACCTTTTCTTTTCATGTGATTATGCTGATGCTTGTAGCAGGTTGCTACGTAAGGAGCTGGATCTGCAAAATCACTTCGTTTCCTTGGACCAACTGGCTGAGTGGATGAAGAAGCCCGTGGTGGGTAGATTTCGCAGCAGTGTCATTAGGAGCTGTTTTTGTGCTTTGGTTTATTGTATTTAGTCTCAGAGAAATGATGTTATATGGAATGCTAAACTCTGTCATCCTAGGACTGTGGTTAAACGTATTAAAAATCGCATACACAGAATCATGGGTGTTATGCCTAGGAAGGTTAGTGATAGTAATAGAACTTGGATGATTAGGCTACTTAGCTGAGGTTTACTTGGTAGGTGCTTTATACTTTTGCATCTACTTTGGCTAGTTTTTCCTAATGTACTGTATGTTTTGACTCTTTgtctattttaatgaattttattacctttttcaaaaaaaaaactattacattaataaacatataattaatatataatattagctaataattattatataattttattattactatcattagaatttttttttcaaaaaaaatgataataataataataataataataataataataataataataataataataataataatttattaacatatatacataattttttaacataaacaataataataacaataataataaaaaaatatttaaaaataaaataaaaaattaataataataataataataataataataataataataataccaacaacaataataataataataataataataataataataataataataataataacaataataataataacaattataataaaattaatatttaaaaaaaaataataacaataataatatttaaaaaaaatttaaaaaattaacgatgatgataataataataataataataataataataataataataataataataataaaaataataataataataataataataataattaaaaaaaattacaaaataaaattaataacaaaaaagaattaataataataataataataataatatcaacactacaacaacaacaacaacaacaacaacaacaaaaacaacaacattattattattattattattattattattattattattattattattattattgttattattgttattattattacaaaaaaattaaaatacaataaaaaaattgggGATTcctcctttaaatttttttttgaaaaaattaatttaattaaattcgaATAAAAGTTACCTTGATTAATTGTTTGGGTTTTGAATTGTTAGTTTTCGCTCCACAAATTTTAAGTtgtaatttaatgttttaagagtgataaaggtgttatttagtgaggttggagtatatataagaaatttaaAGTCTAGGTGTAAAATcgttaattcattaaaataagactgacgataaaataaaaagggtggtgATATTTAAGAATTATGAAGCTATTTTCTTTAGCCAAATCCACAACAGCCACCCTTTTGATAAAGCTTGCCATCTTCACCTTGAATCATACACCCAATTCTCTGAATAATATCAATGAAAATAGTAAGCCTATCTCGAATAGGTTTGGTAAAAGTCTGAGTTATAACCCCTTCATGATCTTTGTCTACCTTGAGCCCTAAAGCTTCGCAATTCATCAATCTGTTTCTCCGTCAAGATTTCCGTAACCCTCATTTTAAGGTCCTTGTAGTATTCCTCTCCAGGTGGAGGCATAAAGTCAAACAATGACCTCTTTTTCATGTCtcttatggttttaattttGTCATTTGTTGTCAATGCTAAATGTTGCACTCTTATAAATGttatacataaaatattaaGATATAAATTTATACAACTATGGCTTCTTCCATATATGAAAAGACGTTAGTGCCCTTTGATTTTTATCCAATTGCAAACTTAAAGTGATGGCCCGAGTAGTATTTTAACTATGTACTCTCGAAGTAAATAATCTCTCTGTTTCTTTTCAGACCTTCTTTTGGTTTTTTGGACTCTATTTATCatgcattttaatttgtattttattattattttacaggttaaaacatagtcaaatgaaattttgttagattcgtcttaatataaggtttattaatatttagtttttataatttttgattaaacaggattagagatattaaaggtAGTATTAGTGTCGTTGGCAGTGCTAAACAAAATGaaataaagtgaaatatttgaAAAGAAATAAAGGCAGATATACTAGAGGGTctgtactattttttatatttcatatattaaatatatctataatattttttttaaaaattcattacAATAGTTTATAGGTTTATATGATGGACCTGTACACTTCAAAATTCAAGGTAGATTTTCCACTGTTAACACCTCATCTTTATTCTTTTAACACATTCTTTAATATTTGTCACTTAAATGCAAGTTTCATATTTGACATATTCTGTTTTGGTTGTcccaaatttttatatttatttctattttatatatttgatttttaatttaggtAGTTATACACAAAATTGCTAAAGACTAGGAGAAAAGGCTATTACTCATTTTTGAAGGGGTTAATAATTTAACCTCTATTATATTATAGGTGAATGAAAAAAACTTTCAACCACTAATttaactaattatttttttttaattcttccaAATTAATTGCTTCGTTTTATATCAGTAAacttaaacatatattaattataaatgaaaatatttaaagTAAATTGAAGTAGAATTAAGTTGCTAGGTATTGGGTTAGAGATGACAACACAATTCAAATCCAACCCTATCTAGTCAGACTTGAtcagagaaaaataatttgtttcaaATACGATGAAAAAAGCTCCATATCAAATCAGAGTATATGTTCCTACTCttagttgaattttataaatTCGATGTTAGAGTCGACTCCAATGCAATTTAATATTTGATcccaacttaaattttttttaattttatggtttgttttacacaaatTTATGTTTTAGGATTAAATAAGctaattttagttgtttttgtGTTCACCTTTGGTGGGTACAATTATTAAATCCATTATTGTAGAATTTTTACCCAAGATTGTTAAAAACATTGATGAGTCTATTTGAAATTTCTCATTAATGTGACACTAGTAAAAAAGTAACATTTGTTTAAATCCGACTCTACTAGATTTTTGACACACTACCATCTTTATAGAATTTGCTTTTTgtacttaatttttaaatacaaTTTGGAAGAATCAAtgcatattattaaaaaaagacatTTAAATTCCACTCTACCAGTTTTCGAGAATACAATTTAGAAGTCTAACAACACTACCATAAAAACTCTCCTACCAACTACCCAAGATATATAGTGGGAAATCAATTTGTATAGGCTTCGAATAATATCTGACtattttaaatagttaaaaGTATTATAGTTGGGATCTCATTTTAGTAGAAAATCAGTTGGAATTTTAACTTACATCTAATAGTCCGAAAGCTAGTAGGAATTTTTTCTAACAAGTAGGTTAGAAATCAGTAGGAAtcttttgattattttctaatagttATACGAAATTTAACGAAAATACCTTTATCTGATCAATTCTATCCCAAAATGACAaactttcttttaaaatttttttaaaccttttttccAATGAATTTTCGACTAAAATGTTGGTcgataaaaaactttttttaagaATTATGAGAAAACTCCAACTCGTATCTAGAACCTGTATCCCACACATGAAATTTAGAAAGtttcaaacatttacaaaaGGAAATAAAACAACACTTCAACTACTAGAACACAAGTTACTTGAAAGTTAAGATTCTCTCCAAATACTTAATGATCCTTGTTGTGTTGTCTCTATACTTAATGACTTAAGAAAATGTTTACTttagataatttatttaattattcttctttttcttcttattattattattattattattattattattattattattattattattattattattattgttattattattattattattattattattattattttatagaagaaaatTTTACAAGAAGTTGGTTAAGAGTAGAGCAACAAGCGCATTAGTGGTGTATTAGTAAACATTAGTTGCATTATTGTGGTATtagtaaaatattaattgtaataatgtatattatatgtatattacTAGTCTTAGTGGTGCAATAGTAGtggtattagtataatattagtatattataagTCGTATCAtcattgtattagtatattattaatccTATTAGGAATATTAGCATATTATCAGTTGTATAAGTAGaatattagtcgtattattatattattggtCTTATTAGTCTCGCATTAGTCGTATTAGGGTAGTAGTAGTGCTATTCGTGtatcattaatataatataagtcatatattagtttattgTATTAGTAAATTATTAGTTGTAATACTATAGTGTAAATAGTATTTgtcatattaatatattattagaagTATTAGTTTAGCTTTACTCGTATTAATATAATGTTAGTCGCATAAAATTTATCAAGtttattaaattgaaatttgtCATGGTATTACttatctaatttatttatttatttaaatcattaatgtcatattaccttaataaCCTTTGACCTTTTgtattgaccttgacttttagtcaatggGCTTTTCCTGAATTCTCCCAACTCCTTAGTTGGCCCATGAGCAAGTGACCCACAAAATACCCTAACTTCTCCCAGGAAAGTAACCTCCAGATTGACCCAACTTCCCATCTATCCCATAATGCATGGTTCTTCTTCTTCCAAGGCTGATAACTGCCCATTACCCCCATGATAATCCACCTCTTCTCAGAAATAACTTCCTTCTTCACCACTATAAATGGAGGCCAACATCAGAAAAGAAGGGATCATTTGAAAATAATCCTCTTAGTATCCTTACTCACACT
This genomic interval carries:
- the LOC130807557 gene encoding uncharacterized protein LOC130807557, producing MWLSAASNAPTELGPARVILSACPRTIVQSTRRPIEPWIEDTFRGRYDQNQWRFDKKVYNAASGYEWIRGHQPTVDWCSWVWNRLNIPKTSFITWVAMWKRLSTKDRLKRFGVSSEDCCPLCEKEPETIAHLFFSCDYADACSRLLRKELDLQNHFVSLDQLAEWMKKPVSQRNDVIWNAKLCHPRTVVKRIKNRIHRIMGVMPRKVSDSNRTWMIRLLS